One stretch of Oncorhynchus tshawytscha isolate Ot180627B linkage group LG19, Otsh_v2.0, whole genome shotgun sequence DNA includes these proteins:
- the LOC112218895 gene encoding dnaJ homolog subfamily B member 9 produces MATAQSALTFAVCILMITELILAKKDYYDILGVRKDANERQIKKAFHKLAMKYHPDKNKSPDAETKFRGIAEAYETLSDEKRRQEYDQFGHGTFYNDITKDRNGPNVHQPFNFNDMFKDFDIYSQNRHAHHQRHFEDHFRAHQEAHHSRRKRHFQGAFGAAGGGGGFDDMFDDMEKMFTFETDTTKRTESTFQGTTTKQHCRTVTQRRGNMVTTYTDCTGS; encoded by the exons ATGGCAACTGCACAGTCAGCGTTAACATTTGCAGTGTGTATCCTGATGATAACAGAGTTGATACTTGCCAAGAAGGACTACTATGACATACTGGGTGTGCGGAAAGATGCCAACGAGCGTCAGATAAAGAAGGCTTTTCACAAGCTGGCAATGAAGTATCATCCAGACAAGAACAAGAGCCCAGATGCTGAGACAAAGTTCAGAGGAATTGCTGAGG CATATGAAACATTATCAGATGAGAAGAGGAGACAAGAGTATGACCAGTTTGGTCACGGCACGTTCTATAATGACATAACCAAAGACCGAAACGGTCCAAACGTCCACCAGCCCTTCAACTTCAACGACATGTTCAAGGACTTTGATATTTACAGCCAGAACCGACACGCCCATCACCAAAGGCACTTCGAGGATCACTTCCGGGCCCACCAGGAGGCCCACCACAGCAGACGCAAGAGACACTTCCAGGGTGCCTTTGGAGCAGCAGGTGGTGGTGGCGGCTTTGACGACATGTTTGACGACATGGAGAAGATGTTTACTTTTGAAACGGACACTACTAAGCGGACGGAGAGCACATTTCAGGGTACTACAACGAAGCAACACTGCAGAACGGTGACACAGCGCAGGGGGAACATGGTCACCACGTACACTGACTGCACTGGCTCCTGA